A segment of the Streptomyces sp. ITFR-21 genome:
TTCTTCGCGGCGATCTGGCGGTCCTTGAGGTCGATCCGCTCCTGCGTCCGGCTGGCCCGGTCGGCGAAGTCGTCCGCGTCCCGGCTCACTCCGGCGAGCTGCCGGTCCAGTTGGGTGGTGGGCGCGTTCGCCGCCTGGCCCTGGGTGCCGTTCTGCCCGTCCGCCTGGGCCTTGGGGGTCTCCTGGGCCATGCCGACCCCGGCCACCGCCGCCGCGCCGACCGCCGCCACACCCATCACCGCGACCGACGGCACCGCCACGGTCAGCAGTGCGGACCGTTTGGCGGGCTTGCGCCGCCGGCTGCGTGCCACCGGTTCGCCGTCGCCGAAACCGTCGCCGTCGGCGGCGTAGTCGTGCCGGTCCGCCCCGGTGTCCCGTGCGGCGGCGAACTCCCCGGTGAACACCGCGGTCGCGGTGTCGTCCGCGTCGTCCGCCGGGTGGGCCGCCGGCTCGTGGGCGGGCGGGGGCGCCTGCTCGGGGGCCGCGGACCGCGCGTACTGCGCCGGCACCTGTTCGTACACCCCGGTGTCGCCGCTCGCGTCGTAGCCGTACCCGTATCCGTAGGCGGGGTACGCACCGGAGTCCCCGTCGCCCCGCGGGTACGGGGTCTGCTGCTGCGGCTGCTCGCTCTGCCAGAGCGCGCTGGTGTCGTACGTACCCGTGTCGTAGTACGTGTTCGCGGTCCCGGTCCCCGTGGTGGTCGCGTCGCCGTACGCGTACGGGTCGTACACCGCGTACGTGCCGGTCCGGTCGTAGCCGGTGTACGCGTACCCCGTGTCGTAGCCGCCGCCGTAACCCTGCTGCGGTTGGGAGGGGACCTGCCGGGTGTGGTCGTACGTCTCGTACTGCTGGGTGTGCTGCGGCGCGGGCTGCTGCGGGATGTACCCGTAGGTGCCGGTCGCGTCGTCGGCGAAGGCGGTGCCGGCGAAGGCGGTGCCGACGGCCTGGTAGGCGCCCGTGGAATAAGCGTCGTACCCGTAAGCGTCGTAGTCGGGGGAGTACCCCGACAGGGGACTTTCGGTCACCGGCCAGCTTCTCTTTCGCCTCGACAGCAGGAGAATTAGCGGTGACTGTAGCCGTCGTTACCCGGCCGCGACAATCTCCGGCCGAAATCCGGCGCCGGACTTGCCCGGTGTTCGGTTGGTATTCGACCGTTACGAATCCGTTAGGCAGCGTCCACGGTGTCCCGCAACGGGCCCTGTCCGGCCAGTGCGTGGCGGATCTCCGCGGCCACCAGGCTGTGGACCGGCAGGGACAGATGTCCTATTCCGCGGACCCTGATGTTCCGGGTGCGCAGATCCGGGTGGTCGAGCCGTGCCGCCTGCACCGGGATCATCAGCTGGTCCAGGTCGCTCCAGAAGGCCACGAACCGGGTCCGGCACCCCTGGGCGGGCGCCGCGAGCTCGGTCAGTACCGCCGAACCCGGCCGCATCTGCCGTGCCAGCGGGTGCGGGCTCAGCGCCGGCACCGCCCGGGTCCCGGAGTGCGGCGTGCCCAGCGTGACCAGGGTCCGTACCCGTGCGTCGCCGCCCAGGCGCTGGACGTAGTAGCGGGCGACCAGGCCGCCGAGGCTGTGCGCCACGATGTCCACCCGGCGGTGGCCCGACTGTTCGCAGATCCGCTCGACGTGCGGGCCGAGCGCCTCGGCGGCGGCGCGTATGTCGGTGGTCAGCGGTGAGTAGTTCAGGGCCTGGACCCGGCTCCAGCCGTTGCGCAGCAGCGAGCGGCGCAGCAGCGCGAAGGCCGAGCGGTTGTCCACGAAGCCGTGCAGCAGCAGCACCGGCGGGCGGGCGCCGGCCCCGGTCGGCGGGGCGGCGGGCCGGTGGGCCGCGCTGCCGGGCCGGCCCGTGTGGGCGCGCTCGGCGCCCCGGGCGTCGCGGGCGTCGCGGGCGTCGCGGGGCCCGTCCTGGCCGGTGGGCGAAGGCGGTGGGCCCGGGACGCGTTCGGGCAGGATCCCGGTCGGGTACAGCAGCATGTGGCCGGCCAGTACGGCCAGGTCGATGGCGGTCACCCGGGCCAGTTCGGCGCCGTGGTGCCACGGGCCGCTGCCACCGGGCTCCGGTCCCGGCCCGGCCTCCGACGATTGGGCGGCCATGGCCCACCTCCCGTCGCGGCTCCGGGGGGTCGGCGTTGACCCCGCGGCGCCCTCAGGGGGAACCGGGACGGGGACGGCACCGCCGCGTCCGGCGACCGCCGGCGCGGTGACGCGGCGCCCTTGCCGCGGCTCTCCGCCAAGCTCTCGGGTCCGTACGCCCGTGTCCGGTGTGTCCGTACGCCGGGCTGAGCGGGCGGCCCGATCGGTCCGATCTCTCACTGTGTGATTTCCCCCTCCCCGGCGGTCGTAAAACTGTCGGCTTCCCGAGGAGGGCGATAACGTTCGTTCACTGCGGTTGGTCGTCCGCTTCCGCAGCGACCGGTCCCCGGCGGGCGAGCCGTACGCATGGAGGCAGTCATGGGAGTGTCCGGACCGATCCGCGTGGTGGTGGCGAAACCGGGTCTCGACGGTCACGACCGCGGGGCCAAGGTGATCGCCAGGGCGCTGCGGGACGCCGGTATGGAGGTCATCTACACCGGCCTGCACCAGACCCCCGAGCAGGTCGTCGACACCGCGATCCAGGAGGACGCCGACGCGATCGGCCTGTCCATCCTCTCCGGCGCGCACATGACGCTCTTCGCGAAGGTGCTGGAGCTGCTCAAGGAGCGCGACGCGGCGGACATCAAGGTGTTCGGCGGCGGGATCATCCCGGAGGCGGACATCCCGCCGCTCAAGGCGCTCGGCGTCGCCGCCATCTTCACTCCGGGCACGACGACCGGGGCCGTGGTGGAGTGGGTCAACGCGAACGTCCACCAGGCCGCGGTCTGAGCCTGCGGGGCCCCCTCCGTCCCGCAGGCGGCTCATTGCGCCCCGGCGCCCGGGTCGGGAGCGGGCGGCCCCGCGGCCGCGGGGTGTGCGGCGCCGGGAACCGCCGCCGGGCGGACGGCGCCCGGGATCGCGGCCGGAACCCCGGCCGGGTGCGCGGTGTCCGCGGCCGGGGGCCCCGCCGGGTGCGGCCGGGGGCGGAGCTCGGCCAGCATCACCGCGCGCAGCCGCAGCGTGCCGGTCAGCCGCTGGAACGCCTCCGACCAGTACACCGTCGCTCCCGGCGCACCGTCCGGCGGCTCCTCCGCCGCCGCGCTGAGCACCGCGACCTGTGCGACCGCGGCCGGGTCGAGGCAGCGCTCGGCCAGCCCCATCACCCCGCTGAAACTCCACGGGTAGCTCCCCGCGTCCCGCGCGATGTCCAGCGCGTCCACCACCGCCCGGCCCAGCGCGGGCGCCCACGGCACCGCGCACACCCCCAGCATCTGGAACGCCTCCGACAGCCCGTGCGCCCCGACGAAGTCCGCGACCCAGGCCGCCCGCTCCGCCGGGGGCAGGACGGACAGCAGCTTCGCCGGGTCGCCGACCGCCGTCAGCGGGGCGGCCGCCGCGGGCGGCGGCCCCAGAAGGGCCCGCGCCCACCCCGCGTCCCGCTGCCGCAGGGCCGCCCGGCACCACGCGGCGTGCAGGTCCGACTGCCAGTCGTCGGGCACCGGCAGCGCCACGATCTGCTCCGGCGTACGGCCCCCGAACCGCTCCGACCACACCGACAGCGGTGTCGCGTCCACCAGCTGGCCCAGCCACCAGGCCCGCTCGCCCCGTCCGCTCGGCGGTTTCGGGGCCACTCCGTCCCGCTCCATCGCCGCGTCGCACGCGTACGGCGCCTCCACCACGATCCCGCCGTTCCCCGGCGACACACAGCCGAGGGCGCGGGCCGCCATCCGCGCGGCCAGCGCGGAGCCGGGCAGCGCCGACAGCAGCTCGGCCGCCGTCGCCCGGACGTTCCGGCTGCGGTCGGACAGCGACTCCTCCAGGAAAGGCTCGTCCTGAGCGGACAGGCCCGTCCGCAGCGAGTCCAGGAACATCAGCCGGTCCTCGGCCCGCTCGCCGCGCCAGGTGGACGCCAGCAGCTCCAGGCCGGCGGCCGGGTCCGCCAGCCGCAGGCGGGTCAGCAGCGCCACCCGCTCGGCGAACAGCCCCTCCTCCCACAGCCGCCGCGCCCGCGCCGCGTCCGCCGGGCCACCCCCGGCCGCACCGGCGTGCCCGGCCCGCAGCGCGAACCTCCACTCCGGGTTCAGCCCCGCCAGCCACAGCCCCCGCGGCCCGGCCAGCGCCAGCGCGTCGGGCCGCAGGTCGGTCCTGGACCGCGCCGCGTCGAGCAGCGCCGGCAGCAGCGCGTGCGGCGCCGCGTACCCCTCCTTCCGCGCCTGCGCCAGCCACTGCGGCAGCAGCTCCGCCAGGTTCGGCGCGGTCCCCCGCCGGCCGCCCCGCCCCCCGTCGCCCGTCCGGTCCGCCAGCAGTGTCCACAGCCGCCGCCGCGCCGCCTCCGGCAGCTCCGGCCGCCGGTCCGCCGGGGCCGCCGCCGGGCGGGCGCCCGCGACCCCGGGCAGCGCCCCCGCCCGGCGCCGCAGCACTCCGCCCGCCGCCGCGTCCAGCAGCCCCGCGGCGGCCTCCTCCGCGTCCCCGACCAGCCCGGCCGGGCGCCGCCGCTCGGTGCCGAGCAGCGCGCTCCCCACCAGGTCGTCCCACGTGATGTCCACGCCGCTTTCCCTTCCGTACCGGTAGCTGTGGCTGTACGTGCGGTGCGGTGCGCGGCACCGCCGTCCGGGCCGTCCGCGCCGCCCGGCGGTCCGCCCCCGTGGCGGGCCGACGGACGACGCGGACGACGGGTCACAGGGGTATGGGCTCGGCGGCCCCCTCGGGCCAGACCGCCAGCGGGCGCAGGCCGGTGGGACCCAACTCGCCGAAGACCGTGGTCGGGTGGCCGCCGGAGACGGCGGCCAGCCGCCACCGCGCGGCCGCTGGCGTGGCGGTCGCGACAGGAAGGGCGTCCTCGGTCGCGGCGTCGGCGAGCTGCCAGCGGTCGGGACCGGGGAGGGGGACGACGGCGGAGAGCAGCACCGGCCAGGCGTCGAGCCAGGGGTCGTCGGCCAGCGCGGTGCCGTACGAGGCGAGCGCCGGGGCGACCGCGGTACCGCGCGGGGCCGAGTGC
Coding sequences within it:
- a CDS encoding M23 family metallopeptidase, producing MTESPLSGYSPDYDAYGYDAYSTGAYQAVGTAFAGTAFADDATGTYGYIPQQPAPQHTQQYETYDHTRQVPSQPQQGYGGGYDTGYAYTGYDRTGTYAVYDPYAYGDATTTGTGTANTYYDTGTYDTSALWQSEQPQQQTPYPRGDGDSGAYPAYGYGYGYDASGDTGVYEQVPAQYARSAAPEQAPPPAHEPAAHPADDADDTATAVFTGEFAAARDTGADRHDYAADGDGFGDGEPVARSRRRKPAKRSALLTVAVPSVAVMGVAAVGAAAVAGVGMAQETPKAQADGQNGTQGQAANAPTTQLDRQLAGVSRDADDFADRASRTQERIDLKDRQIAAKKAAQEAAARKEALRPKFLLPVKQKGLSAYFGQAGVNWMALHTGIDFPVQVGTPVMAATDGTVRTQWNSSYGNMAIVTAPDGTETWYCHLSSTKIRSGKVKAGDVIAFSGNTGNTTGPHLHFEVRPNGGAPIDPLPWLLAHGLDPR
- a CDS encoding esterase/lipase family protein; this encodes MAAQSSEAGPGPEPGGSGPWHHGAELARVTAIDLAVLAGHMLLYPTGILPERVPGPPPSPTGQDGPRDARDARDARGAERAHTGRPGSAAHRPAAPPTGAGARPPVLLLHGFVDNRSAFALLRRSLLRNGWSRVQALNYSPLTTDIRAAAEALGPHVERICEQSGHRRVDIVAHSLGGLVARYYVQRLGGDARVRTLVTLGTPHSGTRAVPALSPHPLARQMRPGSAVLTELAAPAQGCRTRFVAFWSDLDQLMIPVQAARLDHPDLRTRNIRVRGIGHLSLPVHSLVAAEIRHALAGQGPLRDTVDAA
- a CDS encoding cobalamin B12-binding domain-containing protein, which translates into the protein MGVSGPIRVVVAKPGLDGHDRGAKVIARALRDAGMEVIYTGLHQTPEQVVDTAIQEDADAIGLSILSGAHMTLFAKVLELLKERDAADIKVFGGGIIPEADIPPLKALGVAAIFTPGTTTGAVVEWVNANVHQAAV
- a CDS encoding DUF5691 domain-containing protein, yielding MDITWDDLVGSALLGTERRRPAGLVGDAEEAAAGLLDAAAGGVLRRRAGALPGVAGARPAAAPADRRPELPEAARRRLWTLLADRTGDGGRGGRRGTAPNLAELLPQWLAQARKEGYAAPHALLPALLDAARSRTDLRPDALALAGPRGLWLAGLNPEWRFALRAGHAGAAGGGPADAARARRLWEEGLFAERVALLTRLRLADPAAGLELLASTWRGERAEDRLMFLDSLRTGLSAQDEPFLEESLSDRSRNVRATAAELLSALPGSALAARMAARALGCVSPGNGGIVVEAPYACDAAMERDGVAPKPPSGRGERAWWLGQLVDATPLSVWSERFGGRTPEQIVALPVPDDWQSDLHAAWCRAALRQRDAGWARALLGPPPAAAAPLTAVGDPAKLLSVLPPAERAAWVADFVGAHGLSEAFQMLGVCAVPWAPALGRAVVDALDIARDAGSYPWSFSGVMGLAERCLDPAAVAQVAVLSAAAEEPPDGAPGATVYWSEAFQRLTGTLRLRAVMLAELRPRPHPAGPPAADTAHPAGVPAAIPGAVRPAAVPGAAHPAAAGPPAPDPGAGAQ